The following coding sequences lie in one Biomphalaria glabrata chromosome 18, xgBioGlab47.1, whole genome shotgun sequence genomic window:
- the LOC106053684 gene encoding turripeptide Gsg9.2-like, which yields MWVCFGGCCFKMKASSVLSILVLLLAVLLQELKVNAQDDDRCLVICTADWNPVCGSNGKTYPNKCELDGENRCLRPSGPLVTIAHEGPCSPTTEANK from the exons ATGTG GGTTTGTTTTGGTGGTTGTTGTTTCAAAATGAAAGCTTCTTCAGTTCTTTCTATCCTCGTGTTGCTGCTTGCCGTACTCTTGCAAG AACTGAAAGTGAATGCGCAAGATGATGACCGGTGTCTCGTAATATGCACTGCTGACTGGAACCCAGTCTGTGGCTCGAATGGTAAGACTTACCCCAACAAATGCGAACTTGATGGTGAAAACCGCTGTCTCCGACCTAGTGGTCCTTTGGTCACTATAGCACATGAAGGTCCATGTAGCCCCACTACTGAAGCTAACAAGTAG